A genomic window from Streptomyces sp. HUAS YS2 includes:
- a CDS encoding sensor histidine kinase, whose amino-acid sequence MGPVDIAAAFTRDPQAAPYPVRCDGMLAAGFAVVATVLALTVDDGRRPDALGWALLLAVHVPLAWRRKRPLAVMLVVVALVAPYHALDYMHLAPIPASMAALYTVAATGRPRRTLLVGVLVTGVTLTIQVVTNPHEVDEVLRVSGWVIAMLVFGTSIRLYRQLVQSVVEKAERESERKVAEERLRIARDLHDLLAHTITLIGVQTSVAAHVLVADPDRLDRAALAKALDGIADTCREARAEVRTTLDVLRADGPALQEGPLPDLSGLPDLVRSARADLSVRTGDAKVPAAVGAAAYRIVQESLTNAVRHAGPSAAVRVDVGLAGEVLTVSVTDDGEAPGGTSGSGYGILGMRERARSVGGTLDAGPRTGGGFEVTASLPLGTREVMA is encoded by the coding sequence ATGGGCCCTGTGGACATCGCCGCCGCCTTCACCCGTGACCCGCAGGCCGCGCCGTACCCGGTGCGGTGCGACGGCATGCTCGCCGCCGGGTTCGCCGTCGTCGCGACCGTGCTCGCCCTGACCGTCGACGACGGCCGGCGGCCGGACGCGCTCGGCTGGGCGCTGCTGCTCGCCGTGCACGTCCCGCTGGCCTGGCGCCGCAAGCGACCGCTGGCGGTGATGCTGGTCGTGGTCGCGCTGGTCGCGCCGTACCACGCGCTCGACTACATGCACCTGGCGCCGATCCCGGCCTCCATGGCCGCGCTGTACACGGTCGCCGCGACCGGCCGCCCGCGCCGCACGCTGCTCGTCGGGGTGCTGGTCACCGGCGTCACGCTCACCATCCAGGTGGTCACCAACCCGCACGAGGTCGACGAGGTGCTGCGGGTCTCCGGCTGGGTGATCGCGATGCTGGTGTTCGGCACGAGCATCCGGCTCTACCGCCAACTCGTCCAGAGCGTGGTGGAGAAGGCCGAGCGGGAGTCCGAGCGGAAGGTCGCCGAGGAGCGGCTGCGGATCGCCCGCGACCTGCACGACCTGCTCGCCCACACGATCACCCTGATCGGTGTGCAGACCTCCGTCGCCGCGCACGTCCTGGTCGCGGACCCGGACCGGCTGGACCGGGCGGCCCTCGCGAAGGCGCTCGACGGCATCGCGGACACCTGCCGGGAGGCCCGCGCCGAGGTCCGTACGACGCTGGACGTGCTCCGCGCCGACGGGCCCGCCCTCCAGGAGGGGCCGCTGCCCGACCTGAGCGGCCTGCCCGACCTCGTCAGGTCCGCGCGGGCGGACCTGTCGGTGCGGACCGGGGACGCGAAGGTGCCGGCGGCGGTCGGCGCGGCCGCGTACCGGATCGTGCAGGAGTCGCTGACCAACGCGGTTCGGCACGCGGGGCCTTCGGCGGCGGTACGGGTCGATGTGGGCCTGGCGGGCGAGGTGCTGACGGTGAGCGTGACGGACGACGGCGAGGCCCCGGGGGGAACCAGCGGCTCCGGCTACGGGATTCTCGGGATGCGGGAACGCGCGCGCAGCGTCGGCGGCACACTGGACGCCGGCCCGCGCACCGGCGGGGGTTTCGAGGTCACGGCGAGCCTGCCGCTCGGTACGAGGGAAGTGATGGCGTGA
- the leuA gene encoding 2-isopropylmalate synthase: protein MSQSPFVSRPTPITNATRLQKPSGMPIHKYGRYEAVDIPDRTWPEQRITKAPRWLSTDLRDGNQALIDPMSPARKREMFDLLVRMGYKEIEVGFPSSGETDFAFVRSIIEEGAIPDDVTISVLTQAREDLIERTVESLVGAKRATVHLYNATAPTFRRVVFRGSKDDIKQIAVDGTRLVMEYAEKLLGPETTFGYQYSPEIFTDTELDFALEVCEAVCDVWQPGPGREIILNLPATVERSTPSTHADRFEWMSRNLTRREHICVSVHPHNDRGTAVAAAELAIMAGADRIEGCLFGQGERTGNVDLVTLGMNLFSQGVDPEIDFSQIDEIRRTSEYCNQMEVHPRHPYAGDLVYTAFSGSHQDAIKKGFDAMEADAAAQGKTVDDIEWAVPYLPIDPKDVGRSYEAVIRVNSQSGKGGIAYVLKNDHKLDLPRRMQIEFSRIIQAKTDAEGGEVTPAQIWSVFQDEYLPNPDDSAARWGRIQLRSGQSTSDTDGTDTLKVEAVVDGVDTVLTGSGNGPISAFFDALQSIGVDARLLDYQEHTMSEGASAQAASYIECAIDGRVLWGIGIDANTTRASLKAVISAVNRSAR from the coding sequence ATGTCCCAGTCTCCGTTCGTCAGCCGCCCGACGCCCATCACCAACGCGACGCGCCTGCAGAAGCCGTCCGGCATGCCGATCCACAAGTACGGCCGGTACGAGGCCGTCGACATCCCGGACCGCACCTGGCCGGAGCAGCGGATCACCAAGGCGCCGCGCTGGCTGTCGACCGACCTGCGTGACGGCAACCAGGCCCTGATCGACCCGATGAGCCCGGCCCGCAAGCGGGAGATGTTCGACCTGTTGGTCCGCATGGGCTACAAGGAGATCGAGGTCGGCTTCCCGTCCTCCGGCGAGACCGACTTCGCGTTCGTCCGCTCCATCATCGAAGAGGGCGCGATCCCGGACGACGTCACCATCTCCGTACTGACCCAGGCCCGCGAGGACCTGATCGAGCGGACCGTGGAGTCCCTGGTCGGCGCCAAGCGCGCGACCGTCCACCTGTACAACGCCACCGCGCCGACGTTCCGCCGGGTCGTGTTCCGCGGCTCGAAGGACGACATCAAGCAGATCGCCGTCGACGGCACCCGCCTGGTGATGGAGTACGCCGAGAAGCTGCTGGGCCCGGAGACGACCTTCGGCTACCAGTACAGCCCGGAGATCTTCACCGACACCGAGCTGGACTTCGCGCTGGAGGTCTGCGAGGCGGTCTGTGACGTCTGGCAGCCCGGCCCGGGCCGCGAGATCATCCTGAACCTGCCCGCCACCGTGGAGCGTTCGACGCCGTCCACGCACGCGGACCGGTTCGAGTGGATGTCCCGGAACCTGACCCGCCGCGAGCACATCTGCGTCTCCGTGCACCCGCACAACGACCGCGGCACCGCCGTTGCGGCGGCCGAGCTGGCGATCATGGCCGGCGCGGACCGCATCGAGGGCTGCCTGTTCGGGCAGGGCGAGCGGACCGGCAACGTCGACCTGGTCACCCTGGGCATGAACCTGTTCAGCCAGGGCGTCGACCCGGAGATCGACTTCTCGCAGATCGACGAGATCCGCCGGACCAGCGAGTACTGCAACCAGATGGAGGTCCACCCGCGCCACCCCTACGCGGGCGACCTGGTCTACACGGCCTTCTCCGGCTCCCACCAGGACGCCATCAAGAAGGGCTTCGACGCCATGGAGGCCGACGCGGCCGCCCAGGGCAAGACGGTGGACGACATCGAGTGGGCGGTCCCGTACCTGCCGATCGACCCGAAGGACGTGGGCCGCTCCTACGAGGCGGTCATCCGGGTCAACTCGCAGTCCGGCAAGGGCGGCATCGCGTACGTCCTGAAGAACGACCACAAGCTGGACCTGCCGCGCCGGATGCAGATCGAGTTCTCGCGGATCATCCAGGCGAAGACCGACGCCGAGGGCGGCGAGGTCACGCCGGCGCAGATCTGGTCGGTCTTCCAGGACGAGTACCTGCCGAACCCGGACGACTCCGCGGCTCGATGGGGTCGCATCCAGCTGCGCTCCGGCCAGTCCACCTCGGACACCGACGGCACCGACACCCTGAAGGTGGAGGCGGTCGTGGACGGCGTCGACACCGTCCTGACCGGATCCGGCAACGGTCCGATCTCGGCCTTCTTCGACGCCCTGCAGTCGATCGGCGTGGACGCCCGACTGCTGGACTACCAGGAGCACACGATGAGCGAGGGCGCCTCCGCGCAGGCCGCCTCGTACATCGAGTGCGCCATCGACGGCAGGGTCCTGTGGGGCATCGGCATCGACGCCAACACCACGCGTGCCTCGCTGAAGGCGGTCATCTCGGCGGTCAACCGCTCCGCGCGCTGA
- a CDS encoding MMPL family transporter translates to MGAPNRTIEERGGRRAVPWGVLALWVIVLALAAPFAGKLGDVQKDRPVDYLPASADSTQVAKITEQLPGGESTDLVLVYHRDGGLTAADRSGAAREVAAVAAEHRLAATPRPVPSKDGTTLMYAVSSTEPGTDEKARDTFVHDVRETVTAEVGGPGALATDAGEVYNSLDGPLLYTTVAVVAILLVLIYRSPFLWLVPLVVAGVADFLSMAVTYGLHQGFDISVSGQSTGVMTILVFGAGTDYALLIVSRYREELRRVPRPYDAMAAALRGCGPAVLASSGTVTVGMLCLLAADMNSSRGMGPTAAVGVLCALVAMTTLLPALLVVLGRRVFWPLVPAYGSEPKVARRSLFAAMGSSAGRRPVAVLVTGAAALAALALGTLNLPGALKQQDSFTSTPESIAGMETLAAAYPDMGTQPITVIARTPDADRALRTARAADGVLSAERGRAGGGWTEISVVAEAAPQTAAETATIKDLRADLGKDAYVGGPSAEQLDLRETSARDRNVVVPLVLGSVLLILILLLRSLVAPMILVVAVVAVWGAALGIGGLVFEPLLGFEGTDPGLPLLSFVFLVALGVDYGIFLMHRMREECMDGTEPRAAALTALRTTGGVIASAGLVLAATFAVLVNMPMVQLAELGLVIAIGVLLDTFLVRTYLVTGASVLLNRKVWWPGPLARRPASPAGREVERTPAGV, encoded by the coding sequence ATGGGGGCCCCGAACAGGACGATCGAGGAACGCGGAGGGCGGCGGGCCGTCCCCTGGGGGGTGCTGGCGCTGTGGGTGATCGTGCTCGCCCTCGCCGCGCCGTTCGCCGGGAAGCTCGGCGACGTCCAGAAGGACCGGCCGGTCGACTATCTGCCGGCGAGCGCGGACTCCACCCAGGTCGCGAAGATCACCGAGCAGCTGCCCGGCGGCGAGTCCACCGACCTCGTGCTGGTCTACCACCGCGACGGCGGGCTCACCGCCGCGGACCGGTCCGGCGCCGCCCGTGAGGTCGCCGCCGTCGCCGCCGAACACCGGCTCGCGGCCACCCCGCGGCCGGTGCCGTCGAAGGACGGCACGACGCTGATGTACGCGGTGTCCAGCACCGAGCCCGGTACGGACGAGAAGGCCCGCGACACCTTCGTGCACGACGTACGGGAGACCGTCACCGCCGAGGTCGGCGGCCCCGGGGCGCTGGCCACCGACGCGGGCGAGGTCTACAACTCCCTCGACGGGCCGCTGCTCTACACGACCGTCGCGGTCGTCGCGATCCTGCTCGTGCTGATCTACCGCAGCCCCTTCCTGTGGCTGGTGCCGCTGGTCGTCGCCGGTGTCGCGGACTTCCTGTCGATGGCCGTCACCTACGGCCTGCACCAGGGCTTCGACATCTCCGTCTCCGGCCAGAGCACGGGCGTGATGACGATCCTGGTCTTCGGCGCCGGCACCGACTACGCCCTCCTGATCGTCTCCCGCTACCGCGAGGAACTGCGCCGCGTCCCGCGCCCGTACGACGCCATGGCCGCCGCCCTGCGCGGCTGCGGACCGGCCGTCCTCGCCTCCTCCGGCACGGTCACCGTCGGGATGCTGTGCCTGCTCGCCGCCGACATGAACAGCAGCCGCGGGATGGGTCCGACGGCCGCCGTCGGCGTGCTGTGCGCGCTGGTCGCCATGACGACCCTGCTGCCCGCGCTCCTCGTGGTCCTCGGCCGCCGGGTGTTCTGGCCGCTGGTCCCGGCGTACGGCAGCGAGCCGAAGGTCGCGCGCCGCTCGCTGTTCGCAGCCATGGGCAGCTCGGCCGGCCGCCGGCCCGTCGCGGTGCTCGTCACCGGCGCCGCCGCGCTCGCCGCGCTCGCGCTCGGCACGCTCAACCTGCCCGGGGCCCTGAAGCAGCAGGACTCCTTCACCTCCACCCCGGAGTCGATCGCCGGGATGGAGACGCTGGCGGCGGCCTACCCGGACATGGGCACCCAGCCGATCACAGTCATCGCCCGCACCCCGGACGCGGACCGTGCCCTGCGGACGGCCCGCGCCGCCGACGGGGTGCTCAGCGCCGAGCGCGGGCGCGCCGGCGGCGGCTGGACGGAGATCTCCGTCGTCGCCGAGGCCGCGCCCCAGACCGCCGCCGAGACCGCGACCATCAAGGACCTGAGGGCCGACCTCGGGAAGGACGCGTACGTCGGCGGCCCGAGCGCCGAGCAGCTCGACCTGAGGGAGACCAGCGCCCGCGACCGGAACGTGGTGGTGCCGCTCGTCCTCGGCTCCGTCCTGCTCATCCTGATCCTGCTGCTGCGCAGCCTCGTCGCCCCGATGATCCTGGTCGTCGCCGTGGTCGCCGTCTGGGGCGCCGCCCTCGGTATCGGCGGGCTGGTCTTCGAACCACTCCTCGGGTTCGAGGGCACCGATCCCGGACTGCCGCTGCTCTCCTTCGTCTTCCTGGTCGCCCTCGGCGTCGACTACGGCATCTTCCTGATGCACCGGATGCGCGAGGAGTGCATGGACGGCACCGAACCGCGGGCCGCGGCGCTGACCGCGCTGCGCACCACCGGTGGCGTGATCGCCTCTGCCGGACTGGTCCTCGCCGCCACCTTCGCGGTCCTGGTCAACATGCCGATGGTGCAGCTGGCCGAGCTGGGCCTGGTGATCGCGATCGGCGTCCTGCTCGACACCTTCCTCGTCCGGACCTACCTGGTGACCGGCGCGAGCGTGCTCCTGAACCGGAAGGTGTGGTGGCCCGGCCCACTGGCCCGGCGGCCCGCGTCGCCCGCCGGGCGGGAAGTCGAGAGGACACCCGCCGGGGTCTGA
- a CDS encoding response regulator transcription factor has protein sequence MIRVLLADDQTLVRASFAMLVDSASDMEVVGQAGTGREAVELARSARADLVVMDVRMPDLDGIEATRLIAADDDLAGVKVLVLTTYDTDEHVVEALRAGASGFVVKDIRPAELLDAIRTVAAGESLLSPGPTARLISRVLAVPDGPPRTGGPEHLSERERQVLGLVARGLNNTEIAEALGLSPLTAKTHVSRIMGKVGARDRAQLVVIAYESGLVAPGISSA, from the coding sequence GTGATCCGCGTCCTGCTGGCGGACGACCAGACGCTGGTCCGGGCGTCGTTCGCGATGCTCGTCGACTCCGCGTCCGACATGGAGGTCGTGGGTCAGGCGGGCACCGGCCGGGAGGCGGTGGAGCTGGCGCGTTCGGCCCGTGCGGACCTGGTCGTGATGGACGTCCGGATGCCCGACCTGGACGGCATCGAGGCGACCCGGCTGATCGCCGCCGACGACGACCTCGCCGGGGTGAAGGTCCTGGTCCTGACCACGTACGACACCGACGAGCACGTGGTGGAGGCGCTGCGGGCGGGCGCGTCGGGCTTCGTCGTGAAGGACATCCGCCCGGCGGAGCTGCTGGACGCGATCCGCACGGTGGCGGCGGGGGAGTCCCTGCTGTCGCCGGGCCCGACGGCCCGGCTGATCTCCCGGGTCCTGGCGGTCCCGGACGGCCCGCCGAGAACGGGCGGCCCGGAGCACCTGTCGGAGCGGGAGCGCCAGGTCCTCGGGCTCGTCGCCCGGGGCCTCAACAACACGGAGATCGCGGAGGCGTTGGGCCTGAGCCCGCTCACCGCGAAGACGCATGTCAGCCGGATCATGGGCAAGGTCGGGGCCCGCGACCGGGCCCAACTCGTGGTGATCGCCTACGAGTCGGGCCTGGTCGCACCCGGGATCAGTTCGGCGTGA
- a CDS encoding TerB family tellurite resistance protein, whose protein sequence is MRSLRGGQGRKVRVCGIRTSWNTVGDGEFFCPECGGDRNYRRRTGRRRFAILGVPLLPRGFAGPVVECAACQTHFGTDALDHPTTSRFAAMLRDAVHTVALAVLAAGGTSSRTAVDTAVQAVRAAGFDGCTGLQLTDLVEALAADTGRFIPDAGPCGAALAIELHEALEPLSPHLAQAGRESILLQGARIALADGAYTPSERDVLTTVGNALSLAADDTARLLAEARTPL, encoded by the coding sequence GTGCGCTCACTTCGAGGTGGACAGGGGCGAAAAGTGCGCGTCTGCGGCATTCGCACCTCGTGGAACACGGTGGGGGACGGCGAGTTCTTCTGTCCCGAGTGCGGCGGAGACCGCAACTACCGCCGCCGTACCGGCCGTCGGCGCTTCGCGATCCTCGGCGTCCCGCTGCTGCCGCGCGGATTCGCCGGACCGGTCGTCGAATGCGCCGCCTGCCAGACCCACTTCGGCACGGACGCCCTCGACCACCCCACCACCTCGCGCTTCGCCGCGATGCTGCGGGACGCGGTGCACACCGTCGCCCTCGCCGTTCTCGCGGCCGGCGGCACCTCCTCGCGCACGGCCGTGGACACCGCCGTGCAGGCCGTCCGCGCCGCCGGGTTCGACGGCTGCACGGGCCTCCAGCTGACCGACCTCGTCGAGGCGCTCGCCGCCGACACCGGACGTTTCATCCCGGACGCCGGCCCGTGCGGAGCGGCGCTCGCCATCGAGCTGCACGAGGCGCTGGAGCCGCTCTCCCCGCACCTGGCGCAGGCCGGGCGCGAGTCGATCCTGCTGCAGGGCGCCCGGATCGCCCTCGCGGACGGCGCGTACACACCGTCCGAGCGGGACGTGCTGACCACGGTCGGCAACGCGCTCTCGCTCGCCGCGGACGACACGGCCCGTCTCCTCGCGGAGGCGCGCACGCCGCTGTAG
- a CDS encoding FAD-dependent oxidoreductase has product MPRPLRVAIVGAGPAGIYAADALLKSEAANEPGVSIDIFERMPAPFGLIRYGVAPDHPRIKGIITALHQVLDKPQVRLFGNVNYGADIHLDDLRAFYDAVVFSTGAMFDRELRIPGVELDGSFGAADFASWYDGHPDVPRTWELEAEKVAVLGVGNVALDIARILAKTADELLPTEIPANVYDGLKANKAVEIHVFGRRGPAQAKFSPMELRELDHSPNIEVIVNPEDIDYDEGSIAERRKNKQTDMVAKTLENWAIRDIGDRPHKLFLHFFESPVEILGEDGKVVGLRTERTELDGTGNVKGTGQTTDWDVQSVYRAVGYLSDELPKLPWDTATGTVPDEGGRVVQENGEHLASTYVTGWIRRGPVGLIGHTKGDANETVANLLDDHANGRLLTPISPEEDAVVAFLTEKGLTYTTWEGWYALDAAEKALGEPQGRERVKIVEREDMLRASNAVTPER; this is encoded by the coding sequence TCGGCGCCGGCCCCGCCGGAATCTACGCCGCCGATGCGCTGCTGAAGTCCGAGGCCGCCAACGAGCCGGGCGTGTCCATCGACATCTTCGAGCGGATGCCGGCCCCCTTCGGCCTGATCCGGTACGGCGTCGCGCCCGACCACCCGCGCATCAAGGGCATCATCACCGCCCTGCACCAGGTGCTCGACAAGCCGCAGGTGCGGCTCTTCGGCAACGTGAACTACGGCGCCGACATCCACCTCGACGACCTGCGCGCCTTCTACGACGCGGTCGTGTTCTCCACGGGCGCCATGTTCGACCGCGAGCTGCGCATCCCCGGCGTCGAGCTGGACGGCTCGTTCGGCGCCGCCGACTTCGCGTCCTGGTACGACGGCCACCCTGACGTGCCGCGCACCTGGGAGCTGGAGGCCGAGAAGGTCGCCGTCCTCGGTGTCGGCAACGTGGCCCTCGACATCGCCCGCATCCTCGCGAAGACGGCGGACGAGCTGCTGCCGACCGAGATCCCGGCGAACGTCTACGACGGTCTGAAGGCCAACAAGGCCGTGGAGATCCACGTGTTCGGCCGCCGCGGCCCGGCGCAGGCGAAGTTCTCCCCGATGGAGCTGCGCGAGCTGGACCACTCCCCGAACATCGAGGTCATCGTCAACCCCGAGGACATCGACTACGACGAGGGCTCGATCGCCGAGCGGCGCAAGAACAAGCAGACCGACATGGTCGCGAAGACCCTGGAGAACTGGGCGATCCGCGACATCGGCGACCGCCCGCACAAACTCTTCCTGCACTTCTTCGAGTCGCCCGTCGAGATCCTCGGCGAGGACGGCAAGGTCGTCGGCCTGCGCACCGAGCGCACCGAGCTGGACGGCACCGGCAACGTGAAGGGCACCGGGCAGACCACCGACTGGGACGTCCAGTCCGTCTACCGCGCCGTCGGCTACCTCTCCGACGAGCTGCCCAAGCTGCCCTGGGACACCGCCACCGGCACCGTTCCCGACGAGGGCGGCCGGGTCGTCCAGGAGAACGGCGAGCACCTGGCGTCCACGTACGTCACCGGCTGGATCCGGCGCGGCCCGGTCGGCCTGATCGGCCACACCAAGGGCGACGCCAACGAGACCGTGGCCAACCTGCTGGACGACCACGCCAACGGCCGGCTGCTCACGCCCATCTCGCCGGAGGAGGACGCGGTCGTCGCGTTCCTGACCGAGAAGGGCCTCACGTACACGACGTGGGAGGGCTGGTACGCCCTGGACGCCGCCGAGAAGGCGCTCGGCGAGCCACAGGGCCGTGAGCGCGTGAAGATCGTCGAGCGCGAGGACATGCTGCGCGCGAGCAACGCGGTCACGCCGGAGCGGTGA